GGAGGGTATGGGAAAACGCCGTTGCATTGAACAAACTTTTCGGCAAGGGAGACGTTGTTGATATCAAATCCCGGGCGGTAAGTTACAGAAACTCGATTCAGCTTTCTATTGTAGGTGTAAAGAAGGTCGACAGTGACGAAGTGGATCTGGACGACTTTTTGTCCGCCTCCGCACTTGACATTGACAAGATGTTCGAAGACCTGATGGAGTTTGTCGAAAAGGTTGAAACTCCATGTCTGAAAGAATTGCTGTATGAATTTTTCAAAGATGAAGATATAGCCGCTCGATTTAAAAAGGCCCCGGCAGCCAAGGGACTCCATCATTGTTATATCGGTGGTCTTCTGGAACACACCCTTTCGGTAACACGCTTGATCGATATGGTCGCAGACCACTATGAAGGCGTTAACAGGGATATTCTCATTACCGGCAGTATTCTTCATGATATCGGCAAAATCCATGAACTGTCCTTCGACAGGATGATCGACTATACCAGTGAGGGAAGGCTCATAGGGCATATCGTGATCGGTGTAGAGATGCTGGATGTCAGGATAGCCAACATAGAAGATTTCCCGGAACAGCTTGCCATGGAGCTGAAACACACAATGCTTAGTCATCATGGGATACTTGAATACGGGTCTCCAAAGCGTCCCAAAACTCTGGAAGCGCTCATAATACACTATATGGATGATCTTGATGCCAAAATGAACGCCTTTCAGGAGTTTATGGAGAACTCCGATGACGATTCGGACTGGACACCTTTCCACAGATTGTTTGAAAGGTTTATCTATAAGGGAAAGTGACAGGGGTCGTAAATATATTGTAGGTTGAGTTGAGCTTGCGAAACCCAACACTCTGATTGACTGTTTTCCATATTTT
This genomic interval from Syntrophales bacterium contains the following:
- a CDS encoding HD domain-containing protein, with the translated sequence MKNIYIKDIDVGDKVNDTFLVVEKNMAVSQKGSPYLNLRLRDKTGEIEGRVWENAVALNKLFGKGDVVDIKSRAVSYRNSIQLSIVGVKKVDSDEVDLDDFLSASALDIDKMFEDLMEFVEKVETPCLKELLYEFFKDEDIAARFKKAPAAKGLHHCYIGGLLEHTLSVTRLIDMVADHYEGVNRDILITGSILHDIGKIHELSFDRMIDYTSEGRLIGHIVIGVEMLDVRIANIEDFPEQLAMELKHTMLSHHGILEYGSPKRPKTLEALIIHYMDDLDAKMNAFQEFMENSDDDSDWTPFHRLFERFIYKGK